The proteins below are encoded in one region of Thiohalomonas denitrificans:
- the rph gene encoding ribonuclease PH produces MRPSGRAPDELRDIRFTRNYTKHAEGSVLVEFGDTKVICTASVDERIPRFLRGKGCGWVTAEYGMLPRSTGSRMGREAAQGRQGGRTMEIQRLIGRSLRAVMDREALGERTVTIDCDVIQADGGTRTASITGGFVALADAMQHLLDKRVIKKNPLHGKIASVSVGIYQGTPVLDLDYAEDSTAETDMNVVMNDGSAFIEVQGTAEGHAFRREEFDVMIDLAEGGIADLIRKQTEALEG; encoded by the coding sequence ATGCGTCCAAGCGGACGAGCCCCCGACGAACTGCGCGATATTCGCTTCACCCGCAATTACACCAAGCATGCCGAGGGTTCGGTACTGGTCGAGTTTGGCGATACCAAAGTGATCTGTACGGCCAGTGTGGACGAGCGTATCCCGCGCTTTCTCAGGGGCAAGGGCTGTGGCTGGGTGACCGCAGAATACGGCATGCTGCCCCGCTCCACCGGCTCGCGCATGGGACGTGAGGCGGCTCAGGGTCGTCAGGGTGGCCGTACCATGGAGATCCAGCGCCTGATTGGGCGCTCCCTGCGGGCGGTGATGGACCGTGAAGCCCTCGGCGAGCGCACCGTCACCATCGATTGCGATGTGATCCAGGCCGACGGTGGGACCCGTACCGCCTCCATAACCGGCGGTTTCGTGGCACTCGCCGATGCCATGCAGCATCTTCTCGACAAGCGCGTCATCAAAAAGAACCCGCTGCACGGCAAGATCGCCTCCGTCTCGGTGGGTATCTATCAGGGGACGCCGGTGCTGGACCTGGATTATGCGGAGGACTCCACCGCCGAGACGGACATGAACGTGGTGATGAACGACGGCAGTGCCTTCATCGAAGTCCAGGGTACCGCCGAAGGGCACGCCTTCCGCCGCGAAGAGTTCGACGTCATGATCGACCTCGCCGAGGGCGGCATTGCCGATCTGATCCGCAAGCAGACCGAAGCACTGGAAGGTTAA